The proteins below are encoded in one region of Castor canadensis chromosome 6, mCasCan1.hap1v2, whole genome shotgun sequence:
- the Lrtm2 gene encoding leucine-rich repeat and transmembrane domain-containing protein 2, whose translation MPALGSVPEQRARLGLQWRQASWITCWIALCAVEALPTCPFSCTCDGRSLEVDCSGLGLTSVPPDVPAATRSLLLLNNKLSALPSWAFANLSSLQRLDLSNNFLDQLPRSIFEDLTNLTELQLRNNSIRTLDRDLLQHAPLLRHLDLSINGLAQLPPGLFDGLPALRSLSLRSNRLQNLDRLTFEPLASLQLLQVGDNPWECDCNLREFKHWMEWFSYRGGRLDQLACTLPKELRGKDMRAVPMEMFNYCSRLEDENSSTGLDAPGPPCTKAMPEPVKPKPGAEPEPEPSTACPQKQRYRPVSVRRAIGTVIIAGVVCGIVCIMMVVAAAYGCIYASLMAKYHRELKKRQPLMGDPEGEHEDQKQISSVA comes from the exons ATGCCGGCACTGGGCAGTGTCCCTGAGCAGAGGGCCAGACTAGGCCTGCAGTGGCGGCAGGCCTCCT GGATCACCTGCTGGATTGCCCTGTGCGCCGTGGAGGCCCTCCCCACCTGTCCCTTCTCCTGCACCTGTGATGGCCGCAGCCTGGAGGTGGACTGCAGTGGCCTGGGCCTCACCTCTGTGCCCCCAGATGTGCCTGCTGCCACCCGCAGTCTCTTGCTCTTGAACAATAAACTGAGTGCCCTGCCAAGCTGGGCTTTTGCCAACCTGTCCAGCCTGCAGCGGCTGGACCTGTCCAACAACTTCCTGGACCAGCTACCCCGCTCCATTTTCGAGGACCTGACCAATCTGACTGAGCTGCAGCTGCGTAATAACAGCATCAGGACCCTGGACAGAGACCTGCTGCAGCATGCCCCACTGCTCCGCCACCTGGACCTGTCCATCAACGGCCTGGCCCAGCTGCCCCCGGGGCTGTTCGATGGACTCCCTGCTCTGCGCTCCCTCTCACTCCGTTCTAACCGTTTGCAGAACCTGGACCGGCTGACATTTGAGCCCCTGGCCAGCCTGCAGCTGCTGCAGGTGGGGGACAACCCCTGGGAGTGTGACTGCAACCTACGTGAATTCAAACACTGGATGGAGTGGTTCTCCTACCGAG GGGGGCGCCTGGACCAGCTTGCCTGCACCCTGCCAAAGGAGCTGCGGGGGAAGGACATGCGTGCCGTCCCCATGGAGATGTTTAACTACTGCTCCCGGCTGGAGGACGAGAACAGTTCCACTGGGCTGGATGCTCCTGGACCACCTTGCACCAAGGCCATGCCAGAACCTGTGAAACCCAAGCCTGGGGCTGAGCCGGAGCCGGAGCCCAGTACGGCCTGTCCCCAGAAGCAGAGGTACCGGCCAGTGAGCGTACGGCGAGCCATTGGCACAGTGATCATTGCAGGCGTCGTCTGTGGCATCGTCTGCATCATGATGGTGGTAGCTGCTGCCTACGGCTGCATCTACGCATCCCTCATGGCCAAGTACCACCGGGAGCTTAAGAAGCGACAGCCCCTGATGGGGGACCCTGAGGGCGAGCATGAAGACCAGAAGCAGATCTCTTCTGTGGCTTGA